From Aurantimicrobium sp. INA4, one genomic window encodes:
- a CDS encoding NUDIX hydrolase family protein, translated as MSVRTPDPNGGWLSDDELSSIRRRLPLLYVEAVPVRVDGLGVVTEVGLLLRANSTGEMTRTIVSGRVMYGETLREALFRHLEKDLGPMAFPLLPANPNPFHVAEYFPLPGISQFTDERQHAVSLAYVVPVTGTCDPRQDALEITWLTPREAASDAVTSEMEGGRGALLRAALASVGALN; from the coding sequence ATGAGCGTGCGAACTCCTGATCCCAACGGCGGCTGGCTAAGTGACGACGAGCTTTCCTCGATCCGCCGCCGACTTCCCCTTCTCTACGTTGAGGCGGTGCCTGTTCGGGTTGACGGTCTCGGTGTTGTTACCGAAGTTGGATTGTTACTTCGCGCTAATTCGACCGGCGAAATGACCCGCACCATCGTCTCAGGCCGAGTGATGTATGGCGAGACTCTACGCGAAGCGCTGTTTCGCCACCTTGAAAAAGACTTAGGCCCCATGGCGTTCCCGCTCCTGCCTGCTAATCCCAATCCTTTCCACGTGGCTGAGTATTTTCCTCTTCCGGGCATCTCGCAGTTCACTGATGAACGCCAACACGCGGTCTCCTTGGCCTATGTGGTCCCCGTCACGGGTACCTGTGACCCGCGTCAAGACGCTTTGGAAATTACCTGGCTCACACCTCGCGAAGCAGCTAGCGATGCCGTGACCTCTGAAATGGAAGGTGGTCGCGGAGCATTACTTCGCGCGGCGCTGGCTTCTGTGGGAGCACTGAACTAA